AGGATTGGCGAGATGTAACGGAAAAGCAAATGAAGGAATGGGGACTTCAATATCATGAACTTCATTTTGGAAAGCCAAATGCTGATTTTTATATTGATGACAAAATGTTAAATATGTTTGATTTAATGAATAAATATTTAAAAAGATAGGATGAAACTAATGAATGTATTTAAAGATTTAATCATTTTTGAAATGGCGAATAGTCATCAAGGTAGTGTAGAGCATGGCATTAATATTATAAAGGAAATGGGTAAAATTGCGCGCAAATATAATGTGAAAGCGGCGGTGAAATTACAATATCGCGATATTGATAGTTTTATCCACCCAGATTTTAAAGAAAGAACAGATGTAAACCATATCCCTCGCTTTATGAACACAAAATTAACATTTGAACAATTTTGTGAGCTGGTTGAAGCTGTGCGTGAAGAAGGTTTAATTTCTATGAGTACGCCATTTGATGAGCAAGGTGTTAAATGGTGCATCGAGCAGGGGTTAGATATTATTAAAATAGCTAGTTGTAGCGCAATGGATTGGCCACTACTTGAGGAAGTTGCTAAATCTGGAAAGCCATTAATTATTTCTACTGGTGGAAAAACACTTTCTGATATTGATAAAATTTATAACTTCTTCACACATAGAAATTGTGAATTTGCGTTACTACATTGCGTGGCAGAATACCCAGCGCCAAATGATCGTCTACAATTAGATTTTATAGATCGCATGAAAAAGAGGTATCGTAATGTCCCAATCGGCTATTCAGGACATGAAAATCCAGATGACAATATTGTTTCTATGCTAGCAACAGCAAAAGGCGCAACAATTTTTGAACGTCATGTAGGTCTACCAACAGCTGAAATCAAGTTAAATGCTTATTCAATGAATCCAGAGCAGGCAGATCGTTGGGTGAAATCTATTGTCGATGCAAAAGAAATTTGTTCTTTAAAAAAAGAGGATACAAAATATATTAGTCAAGAAGAGTTAGATTCTTTGAATTCTTTAATGCGTGGTGTATATATTAAAAATCCTATTAAAATAGGTGAAGCTATCTCGAAAGAAGATGTCTACTTTGCAATGCCTATACAAGAAGGACAAATGAGTAGCGGAGATTTTTATGAAAGAATAATTGCAACGAAGGATTATGTTGTTAATGCCCCACTAAAAGAAAAAAAGTATATATCTGATATAAAAAGTGCACGTAGTGTTATTCATGATGCAAAGGGTATGCTTTTCGAAGCTGGAATTGCATTAGGGAATGATTTTGAAGTAGAGCTTTCTCATCATTATGGAATGAAAAATTTTAGACAAAC
This portion of the Solibacillus daqui genome encodes:
- a CDS encoding N-acetylneuraminate synthase family protein, encoding MNVFKDLIIFEMANSHQGSVEHGINIIKEMGKIARKYNVKAAVKLQYRDIDSFIHPDFKERTDVNHIPRFMNTKLTFEQFCELVEAVREEGLISMSTPFDEQGVKWCIEQGLDIIKIASCSAMDWPLLEEVAKSGKPLIISTGGKTLSDIDKIYNFFTHRNCEFALLHCVAEYPAPNDRLQLDFIDRMKKRYRNVPIGYSGHENPDDNIVSMLATAKGATIFERHVGLPTAEIKLNAYSMNPEQADRWVKSIVDAKEICSLKKEDTKYISQEELDSLNSLMRGVYIKNPIKIGEAISKEDVYFAMPIQEGQMSSGDFYERIIATKDYVVNAPLKEKKYISDIKSARSVIHDAKGMLFEAGIALGNDFEVELSHHYGMKNFRQTGAVIINIVNREYCKKLIIVLPGQKHPRHLHKVKEETFQLLYGDLDVEINGTQTLMQPGDMKTVLRGQIHSFSSKSGAIFEEISTTHVKGDSYYQDKAIAKLDLMERKTIIKEW